AATCACAACAAATGCTGTTGTGCAGATTCCAGACACTGCCATGCAAATCGATGCAGATATACTAATAAGCGAGTTTAAGCGAGGTACAGTGCTTCAAAGCGTGCTGCTGCCTTATGTTCAAGGTGTATACACTCAAATAGTACAAGAATCTGCCTGCAACCGTTTTCATCAGCTAGAGGAGTGGCTGGATCGTTGGCTGCTGACAGTTTCTGACCGTCTGGAATCAAAGGAATTTCCACTTACCTAAGAATTTATTTAACAGATACTAGGTGTACATAGCACTGGTGTCAGCGAAGCAGCTAGCACCCTGAGGCAAACTGAAATCATCGCCTACCACTGTGGTGAGATTAAGATCCTGAATTGAGAGGCTTTAGAAAAAACCTCCTGTAAATGTTATCAGATTATAGAAGATGAATTTGCTCATTTATTGGGTAATAAGCCCAATAACCGAGCAAAAAAATTTTTTTGAGCTATAGCTGTAGTCATATAGGTTAGGACATAATGACAAGCGTGAATGTCAGGAAGAGTAATGTTTTTAAGTAGGTAAACATAATTACCTCCTGCCTCCTGCCCCCTGCTATATGCGTACGAAACCGAACAGACTCGCAAAAATAACTTGATTTAAAGTATTTTTGAGCAAATTTATTTTTTAATGTTCAGTGAACGAAAACACTTTTAAGCCGCAAGTAAATAGGTTACTCACGGCTTTGCCAGCGAGTGATTATCAGCGTCTTTTTCCGCACCTGAAGTTAGTTTCGCTTTCAACTCGGCAAGTCATTTATGAACCAGGAGAACCGATCGCACACGTTTATTTTCCCCAATACGCAGTAGTTTCTTTAGTCAGTAGTATAAAAGATGGCTCAATGATGGAAGTTGGGATAGTGAGCAATGAAGGGATGATCGGTATCCCAGTAATTTTAGGAGGCAACACAACAACCACAAAAGCGTTTGTGCAGGTTTCGGGTACTGCTATGCAAATGGATGCAGATGTACTTAAAACCGAGTTCAATCAGGGTGGAGCTATTCAAAACCTGCTGCTGCGCTATGTACAAGCTGCATACACTGAATTGGTGCAAGGATGTGCCTGCAACCGTTTTCATACCGTAGAGCAGCGGCTGGCTCGTTGGCTACTCACAGTCTCTGACCGCTTGCAATTAGAAGATTTTCCACTCACACAAGAATTTATCGCCCAGATGCTAGGTGTACGGCGCTCCGGTGTGACAGTAGCGGCTAATACCCTGAGCAAAACCGGAATGATTCGCTACCAGCGTGGTCATATTAGCATCCTCAACCGAGAGGATTTATCAGCAACTTCCTGCGAGTGTTATGGGGTCATAAGAGGCGAATTTACTCGGTTGCTGGGGAATTAGCCAAGGCGCGTAGGCGTAGCCCGTCGTAGACATCGCCAAAGAATCATTTTAAATTACTATGTCCGAAACCGGACAGACACTTGCTAGGGAGTTCCTTTAAGATTTAGTGAAGTAAGCAATCAAATGGTATTTACAAATACGTGCCTTTTAATGTGATTACTACTTTAAGTCTTTGAGCTAGACAGTGGTGAGAATAATGTCTAATCAATCGATGTCTTTTCAAGGTGTACGATTGCTAGCTGTTGACGGCGATTTTGATACAAGAATATTACTTAATTACCTGTTTGAATTAGGTGGAGCAGAGATTATCACTGCTGCTTCAGTAGGGGAAGCTATGGCAATAATGTCATTTTTTAAACCAGACATCCTAATTAGTGAGATTTGTTTACCAGATGAAGACGGCTACTCACTACTTTTGAAGGTCAGAAATCTGGAAGCAAAGCGAGGAAGACATATTCCAGCTATTGCTTTGACGGCATCTGTTTCCGAAGAAGACCATGATTTTGCTTTAGCAGTAGGTTATGATATATATCGATGTAAGCCTATAGATTTAGACGAATTAGCTTTTATGGTTGTCAGTTTAATCGGAATCGACAATAGGCTTGAGATATTGGGATGCAACAAGGAAGAAGCCAGTAAGTAAGAAAGCTTTAACTAAATTTTATTTATTCTAAAAATACAATTTCTATGATGGCCTATGCCAATGCCTGGTGATTTTCTCCTAAATCATCAGGCGATGCTTTTTCTCAGCAATCTTCTGACTAATTTTATTTTTTATTAATTTCGCTAGTAGTAAAAACCTATTCAAAGGTAGTGATATAAAATATACTAAGAATAAATACAGAGAACCACCAAGTAATTCTCTGCGAGTACTCATTTTTTCATATTAAGGAGTGCATTATGGAATATCTTGCTTATTCCCAGATGTTTATTGCTCAAGAAGAGGCATCTGGAAACACTAAGTACAATCTTCCTCAACCTCAATTCAATTGGAAAAAACTGCTTAAATCTTCGGCTTGGTTAGCTTTAGCTGGTGTTGGTGTATTGTTTGCTGCTGTAACCCAAATTCAAATGAGTTCGGCTGCCTATGTCAAGACTAACGGCAGTTGTTTACGTGTCCGTACCGGCCCAAGCAGCAGCTACTCGTATGTGGACTGTGTACCAAATGGCGCAACACTTCCAGCCATTGAAAGATATGAAAATGGTTTTGCCAGACTTTCTACAGGTAGATACGTTTTTGCGCGATGGATTGGTGATAGACCTAATAATCGTCCTGTGACTAGACCTGGTGGTGTTGGCGGTTCAGTGATTCTTACCCCTGGTTCTAAAGGTCAGCTCGTCAGAGACTTGCAAACAGCTTTAGGTAATCTTAGAATTGATGGAATTTACGGTCAAGAAACTGTTAGCCGAGTCCGAAGCTTTCAGCAAAGCAAAGGTCTACTTGTAGATGGTGTTGTAGGCCCCGAAACTCGAGCAGCTCTGGGTATTTAACCAGAAGCCACCCTTAAAAAACCTCGTGGTTTGGTAAATATTGTCAAACTAGTTTTGAGGGTTTGTAGTAAGCACTTTAGTGCTTGAGAAATAAGGACTAAAGTCCTTACTACGAACTTTTTTACCCATAAATGTAATTTTGGACAATCTGCAAAATGCGCTCTGCTGCATGACCATCCCCAAAAGGATTGATTGCGTTTGCCATCGCTTCATAAGCATCTGAGTCACTGAGTAACTCAGTAGCGGCTGCAACAATGTTCTCAGTCGTAGTGCCAACAAGTTTGGCTGTACCAGCTACCACAGCCTCCGGTCTTTCGGTAGTGTCTCTCAAAACTAGTACTGGTTTTCCCAAGCTGGGGGCTTCTTCTTGCAAACCACCAGAGTCAGTGAGCAAAAGATGCGATCGCCTAATTGCTCCCACCAAATCTCCATAATCTAGAGGATCTGTCAAGAAAATTCGGGGATGATTCCCTAAAAGTTCCTGCAACGGGACTCGCACTGTCGGATTGCGGTGCAATGGTAAGAGCAAAGCTGTATCAGGAAACTTGTCTAAGATTTGTAAAAAGCCTTGAGCGATCGCTAATAGAGGTTCTCCCCAATTCTCCCGACGATGAACTGTTGCTAACAAAACCCGATATGATTCCCAGTCTAAGCCTGGGACATCGCAAACTACTTGGGTTGCAGCGACATTTAACAATGCATCAATTACAGTGTTACCTGTCATGTGAATTTCACCCAAAACACCAGAACGATGCAAATTTTCCACAGCCCAAGGAGTCGGTGCAAAGTGCAACTGAGTAATTTGAGAAATCAATCGGCGATTAGCTTCTTCTGGGTAAGGATTGAAGATATCATCAGTTCTTAACCCTGCTTCTACATGACCTATAGGAATTTTTTGATAAAAAGCTGCTAAAGCAGCGGCAAAAGCAGTGGTAGTATCTCCCTGCACAATTACGAAATCTGGCTTTTCTGCCTTAAATAATGCTTCTAACCCTTGTAAACTTCGGCAAGTAATATCATTTAGAGATTGCTGAACCTGCATAATTTCCAAGTTATAATCTGCCTTGATATTAAATAGTTGCATAACTTGCTCAACCATCTCACGATGCTGTCCAGTTAGAATTACTTGCAACTGAAATTCTGAAGACTTCTGGAAAACCTGAATCACTGGAGCGAGTTTAATCGCTTCCGGGCGAGTACCTAAGATAATGCAAACGCGTTTTTGATTAGTCATTAGTCATCTGTAATTTGCCATCTATAGTCAATCGTCTATAGTCAATGGTCTATAGTCAATCGTCGGTGGTTAATCCTTACATAAACCATAAATATTAATGGATAAATCACACAAGATATAAAAAAACCAAGCTTAACCGGGCAAATGTATTGTTTGTCTAATTAACCTGTAATAACTATTTAAAAGTTCAAATTATAAAAACCATGAAAAAACCCGGCTTAACCGGGCAGACGCACTGTTTGTCTAATTAACCTGTAATAACTATTTAATCTCACAAGTTAGAGGGCAAGCAGCGTAAACAGTAGCCTGCATTTGGTCTGCCTCTCCATGCAGCCAGCTTAACCACTTAACTTCGCTAGGATGAACTCCCTTAACAGTTAGCACACCCGCAGCCAATACAACTGCCATAACATTAAACATTATTAGAGCGCCTGCTACAAGCAAAACCGCACTAACAGGCATCACAGATTGCAAGATAATCGACAACAGACATCCGACCGTAGCCATTAAGACAACTAGTGGAAAACCCACAACCAACAAACATACTGCTAATGTAAAAGTCCATATTAAAAAGCTTTTAATCATCAACAAGGAGTAGGTCTTTCCTTGATTAGAGCTTTCAGCAGAAACCATGACTTTTCCTCCCAAAATACACAACAGATTTTAATTTCAGTCATATCTCGCTTTTTGCGAGTAAACTGAATTGTTCTTCAGTGAAATTCAGTATATAAAAACTAATTGGGAAAATGAGCATTTGTTTACTAAAGTTTACAGTTAATTTTTCGTAATTATGGATATAAAGTCAATTTTCTATCTATTAGAAAAACTTGTTTACTGCATCTACCTTCAGGTATAGAACCTAGAATGTATGAGCTTTGAACCTTGATCCCCACGATATCATTCCTATTCAACTTAACATTTCTTATAAAAATTAGTAGTCTTTCTCATAATTCCTAGACAGCCTGAATAAATGATCTGCTAGTATTTGTGCTGTTAATTGCTGGCAATTCGTGCCCATACCTGGGATAAATTTCTCATCTAAGTCATGAGAATATTTACTTTAAATTAAAAGCATTAAAAGTAACTTTTAATTCCATGTGTATTTACTGAGGTCTTTTAAGTCCTTACATGTGTTAAACCAGTTTAGATAGGTTAAATAATCTATCTAAATATTCTGAGTAATGAAATTTTAGGAAATAAAAGATACCAACTGAGGTGGATGAAATAGATTGACCGTGGTTCTAGAGTTTCAATCGCCTTCTATCACCGCTAAGGCTTGCAGACAAGCATTCTCCAAAAGTCATCAAAGCAAGTGACTTTACTTCTCGTTAATTCAACTTTTTAACTGCCAAATGTGAAGATATATGACAGAATCACAGTCTCCATTAAATTCTAACTCTGCTGCCGGACGTAATTTGCCACCAATGCCGCCGCCACCACCGCCAACTCCAACCTTTAGTACCCAGCGGCAGATGACACAAACATTGGATATGTCAATGGATAGGGGCACAAATCCGCCTGTTGCAGGTCATCGTCCGGGTAGTCCACCGCCAATACCTAATTCAGTTCGCCCTCAAAACAGCAGTCCAGAACTCACTTTAGAGAAGTTAATCAGAGAAGCTTACGATCAGGGATATTCTGACTTGCACTTGGGTGTAGGTGAACCACCGCGCTTTCGCAGCCGAGGAGAAATTCAATCAGGAGATTATCCAGAAACAGACAAAGAAACTTTTATGAGTTGGTTGCGGGAGGTGATGAGTGAGGGAGAAATTCAGCGCTTTGAAGAATCCTTAGAATTTGACGGAGCAACTCAATACGAATTTGCTCGCGTGCGGATTAATGTTTTTGGCTCCCTGAAAGGGCCTGCAATGGTGCTGCGGTTGATTCCGCTAAAAATCTTAACTATGGAACAGTTGAGATTACCTCCAATTTTTCGGGATATTTGTCATCACCATAAAGGTTTAATTCTAGTAACGGGGCCCACTGGTTCTGGTAAGTCCACCACAATGGCAGCGATGATTGACTACATCAATAAGGAGATGGCCAAACATATCATCACTATTGAAGACCCGATAGAATTTGTCCATCAAAGCCGCAAGTCCTTAGTCAAACAGCGGGAAGTGGGAATGCATACCCGAAAATTTGACAACGCTTTGAAAGCAGCTTTGCGGGAAGACCCAGATTTGATTCTGGTGGGGGAAATGCGGGACAAGGAAACAGTTAACACCGCCCTAAAAGCTGCTCAGACTGGTCACTTAGTCATGGGAACCCTGCACACCAATAGTGCGGTCAAAACCATTGAGCGGATTCTCAACCTCTATTCTGGTGATGAACAGGATGCAATGCGGGTGGCGATTTCTGAGTCTTTAGTAGCAGTAATTGCTCAAGGTTTGTGTCGCACAACTGACGGTAAGCGGGCTGCTTTCCACGATGTGCTGATCAATACTGAGGCGATTAAGGAATGGATCAAAGACGGTAAGTATGATGAAATTGGCGAGTTGATGAAACAAGCTGGCTTTGATGGCATGATTACGATGAATCAGTCATTGCTCAATCTCTATCAAGACGGACGCATCACTGAAGAAACTGCTTTGGAAATGTCACCAACTCCTAACGAAATGGCACAGTTTCTCCGAGGTCGAGTTTAGGATTGGGGACTGGGGAAGAGGCAGAGGAGCAGGGTGCGGGGGGCAGAGAAGAAAACTCTTCTCCCTGCTCTCCCAGTACCCAATTCCAAATATCTTTGCGATCCTGGTTGAGGTTATAGCTAAGGTAAAAGGTAAAAGAGAGAATTTTTACTTTTAGTTCCCTAACCTCTGTGAATAACTTGACGACAAATAAACTATCTACGCCCCAGCTGTTTAAAGGCATTGCGCTATTTACGCCTGGAGGAGATTTAATTTACTGCATCGACCCTAGCAAGCAAGGTCGATGGCATTTGCATTTGTGCTCGGCTTTGCAAGAAATCCTAGATTTACCAGAGCCACCGCACTTTTTAGTGCCTTGTTATACTGCAACTATTGATAATTGGTTAGATCCGCGCACTCAACAAGTGCGAACTTTTGCTGAAGCTTATCCAGCTGTAATTAGACATCAAGCTTTGCTTAATGCTGTTTTTGGCACGGGAGAATTAGTATGGCAAGCAGCTCCTTGGCAAGAAGGATTGTGCGATCGCATGGTGTTAACAACCTATCGTTCGTCATTTGGGCAGCTTTGGGAGGATCACGATTTAATTGTCCGTCTAGACCTTTCTGAACCTGTACCAAAATACCACCAACCAGTAATAATACAAAAAAAAGAAGCCATCACCCAAGGCTATGTTCTCCGCTTGTTTGTTGCCGGACATAGCAGTTCTACTGAACGCATTCTGCAAAATTTACACGAATTGTTAGAGCGATCGCTCGGACACCCTTATACTCTGAAGGTGATTGATGTTTTAAGTCATCCAGAACAAGCAGAACTAAATCAGGTTTCTGCAACTCCTACCCTTGTCAAGGTTTGGCCTCACCCAATTCGGCGAATCGTTGGAGAGTTGGATCATGTAGAAAAGATTTTACACATGTTAGCTGCTAAGGAAAAAATTTAAGTAATCAGACTAGTTTTTTTGCTAAGTGCGCGAATGGGTAGGTGTTGGTGAAGGGGGAACTACAAAAATGGTTAGATTGTCGTAGCTGCAAGGATTTGAGACTTTAGCATCTTTAAACCATCCGCGCACCTTATATAATCCATTTGTGCAAAACCTCTCTCACTGTCTGTGCAGTCCAATTTAAATGATCCGCGATTTTTTCCACATACCAGCCATATGCGTTTAATCTGATGTCGATGAGATTGTTCACCTGTTATCTACCGATTTAGATATAACTAGCCAGCCTCGATCTCGTTTTTGATACTGATTTCACGAAATACTTTGTGGGAGCGCACAGCTAGCTATACACTCCTAAAAACTACTTTAAAAAAGGAAAACATATAACCCTAAGTAAGTAGGATTATATATTGGATATATTTACTAACCTCGTTGAAAACCCTTTGCTGGCTTTTGTTGCCCCTTACCCTTGGGCTTAGATTTGTTAACTTCTCCTAAAGCTTCCTGAAATAAGTTATGCAAATGTATGGGTACACTGGCTATGTCTGGCAACTCTGGCTCAATAGGTTTGTGGAATTCTTGCAAAAGTGTATCCAAGTCACTTTCAAGCCTAAACTCTGGACGTTGCAAAAATGATTGCAACACATTTTCTAATTGAGTTGGATACTGTTGCCCTAATCGATGCCAAATAAAAGCATTAATACTTTTATCTTCGAGGTAATAGCGAACTAGTTTTTCCGCTCCTTGAACACTTTGCCAGTCCTCTGCCGATAAGATTGCTTGTACCTTACTATAAGTTGGTAAAAACATTTGTCCCCAACGGGGATGAGAAAGAGCCGTTACCTGTTCTGCTTTCTTGAGTTCAGCAGGCAAATCAACCTTTGGCATCACCATTTTGCTCTTGGTGCTTTTGCTGTTAAACATTTCAGAGACTACGTTGGAATCAGCACCAAATT
This portion of the Nostoc sp. GT001 genome encodes:
- the wecB gene encoding UDP-N-acetylglucosamine 2-epimerase (non-hydrolyzing), whose protein sequence is MTNQKRVCIILGTRPEAIKLAPVIQVFQKSSEFQLQVILTGQHREMVEQVMQLFNIKADYNLEIMQVQQSLNDITCRSLQGLEALFKAEKPDFVIVQGDTTTAFAAALAAFYQKIPIGHVEAGLRTDDIFNPYPEEANRRLISQITQLHFAPTPWAVENLHRSGVLGEIHMTGNTVIDALLNVAATQVVCDVPGLDWESYRVLLATVHRRENWGEPLLAIAQGFLQILDKFPDTALLLPLHRNPTVRVPLQELLGNHPRIFLTDPLDYGDLVGAIRRSHLLLTDSGGLQEEAPSLGKPVLVLRDTTERPEAVVAGTAKLVGTTTENIVAAATELLSDSDAYEAMANAINPFGDGHAAERILQIVQNYIYG
- a CDS encoding type IV pilus twitching motility protein PilT, translating into MTESQSPLNSNSAAGRNLPPMPPPPPPTPTFSTQRQMTQTLDMSMDRGTNPPVAGHRPGSPPPIPNSVRPQNSSPELTLEKLIREAYDQGYSDLHLGVGEPPRFRSRGEIQSGDYPETDKETFMSWLREVMSEGEIQRFEESLEFDGATQYEFARVRINVFGSLKGPAMVLRLIPLKILTMEQLRLPPIFRDICHHHKGLILVTGPTGSGKSTTMAAMIDYINKEMAKHIITIEDPIEFVHQSRKSLVKQREVGMHTRKFDNALKAALREDPDLILVGEMRDKETVNTALKAAQTGHLVMGTLHTNSAVKTIERILNLYSGDEQDAMRVAISESLVAVIAQGLCRTTDGKRAAFHDVLINTEAIKEWIKDGKYDEIGELMKQAGFDGMITMNQSLLNLYQDGRITEETALEMSPTPNEMAQFLRGRV
- a CDS encoding peptidoglycan-binding protein, whose product is MEYLAYSQMFIAQEEASGNTKYNLPQPQFNWKKLLKSSAWLALAGVGVLFAAVTQIQMSSAAYVKTNGSCLRVRTGPSSSYSYVDCVPNGATLPAIERYENGFARLSTGRYVFARWIGDRPNNRPVTRPGGVGGSVILTPGSKGQLVRDLQTALGNLRIDGIYGQETVSRVRSFQQSKGLLVDGVVGPETRAALGI
- a CDS encoding Crp/Fnr family transcriptional regulator; translation: MNENTFKPQVNRLLTALPASDYQRLFPHLKLVSLSTRQVIYEPGEPIAHVYFPQYAVVSLVSSIKDGSMMEVGIVSNEGMIGIPVILGGNTTTTKAFVQVSGTAMQMDADVLKTEFNQGGAIQNLLLRYVQAAYTELVQGCACNRFHTVEQRLARWLLTVSDRLQLEDFPLTQEFIAQMLGVRRSGVTVAANTLSKTGMIRYQRGHISILNREDLSATSCECYGVIRGEFTRLLGN
- a CDS encoding response regulator, producing the protein MSNQSMSFQGVRLLAVDGDFDTRILLNYLFELGGAEIITAASVGEAMAIMSFFKPDILISEICLPDEDGYSLLLKVRNLEAKRGRHIPAIALTASVSEEDHDFALAVGYDIYRCKPIDLDELAFMVVSLIGIDNRLEILGCNKEEASK
- a CDS encoding circadian clock KaiB family protein, which translates into the protein MNNLTTNKLSTPQLFKGIALFTPGGDLIYCIDPSKQGRWHLHLCSALQEILDLPEPPHFLVPCYTATIDNWLDPRTQQVRTFAEAYPAVIRHQALLNAVFGTGELVWQAAPWQEGLCDRMVLTTYRSSFGQLWEDHDLIVRLDLSEPVPKYHQPVIIQKKEAITQGYVLRLFVAGHSSSTERILQNLHELLERSLGHPYTLKVIDVLSHPEQAELNQVSATPTLVKVWPHPIRRIVGELDHVEKILHMLAAKEKI